The genomic DNA CACGACACTCTTCACGCATTCACACTTACAATAGGCACAAGTTTAGACACTGATCAATTTTAATAGATCCTGTTCTGATACACTGTATCACACACCGCTGCTAAGTCTTAATGGGACATGTGCCTGTTGGTACATAAGTTACATAACTGAATTTAGAGCACTCGATTTATTGTAAACACACTTTGTGCAATTTGATTTCATTAATGAGTATTAAAAAAGAGTTTTGAAGtttaaatttgttttggtgGTATTTTGTGATAGAGTCATAGAAACTAAGTGTCCAGTTTTTGCAGACATACCTGTAATTTGGAGACTTTATCAGTTATGAATTTCACAATGTGTTTGCATCAACATTCTGCATAAAGACAATGCCCACATGGCGGTACAGCAGTGTGAGCAGGTGTCAGTGTTATACTTCAGAAGAAAACGGTTTGCAGGATAAACTGGtgtgttattttgaaaaaacaacatatatttAACTGGTGAGATAACTGATATTTGTACGTTCATACTGGCCAGTAATGGAGGAAATACAGTCATGCTGTCAAAATGCTCTAGTTTAACTCTGACGATTGGACTGAATACTGACTGAATACTCGCTGCAGGCTGTGCCAGAGTTGGCTTGGGACAGGATAGAGACCACCTCCTCTGAAGGGTCTCAGTGTGGTTATTTTGATCTGCACCTGAGTGCGATCACCTGCCCAATCAAATTACAGCAAGCCAGCACAGGTGTAAAAACACCCtgaacaactgtgtgtgtgtgtgtgtatgtgcgtgtgtctttgtgtgtgtaggcaGTGGACAACAGTCTGTAACTGGAGTGGAGAACGCAGATGATGCCAACAGTTATTGGCAAATTCGGGGGAAGCCCAACCGTCCATGCCAGCGCGGGGTGGCCATCAAGTGCGGTCAGGCCATCCGCATCACACACATGAAGACTGGCCgaaacctccacacacaccacttcAGCTCACCGCTGTCTAATAACCAGGTCAGACAGAGGCTCACACTCACTGTTGTACTTATGTTTTTAGTAGTTGGATGACAGTGGTGAATAATCaggctttcacacacacacacacacacacacacacacacacacacacacacacacacacacacacacacacacacacacacacacacaatacttgtTAGTGTTGGTGAATCGTTGTGGCTAAGGGGGCAGCAGAGTGTAGTTTTCCTTCTAGCAGATCTCTGTTGGCCAGTACCATCACCCCTGTACaaatctctcttttcctccgcCTGCCTGTGTCGCCTGCAGGAGGTCAGTGCTTTTGGGGAGAACGGCGAGGGTGACGACCTGGACGTGTGGGCGGTGCAGTGTGACGGCGACCACTGGGAGCGCGACGAGGCCGTGCGCTTCAAACACGTGGGCACGGACGTCTTTCTGAGTGTGACGGGCGAGCAGTACGGCCACCCCATCCGCGGCCAGCGCGAGGTGCACGGCATGAGCACTCCCAACCAGCACAACTGGTGGCGCTCCATGGAGGGTGTGTTCATCCAGCCCAGCCAGGAGCTGCTGCGCCACGATGAGCTCTGATCATCGCTCAGACACACAACGCATGTGGGTTCCTGTTTTATAGCTCGCCCGGACCAAATGACGTCACGTGTGAATGATGTAGAGGACTTGACTGATGGCTCGTGTCTGTACGTGTGAAGCACTCAGGGGTTCTGAGAGGAGGGGGTGTTAATGTGATGCTGTGTGTAATGTAGCCATATGGTCTGTTTGTCCTATCCGCTTCCTCCTTAGAGAATCTCATGAGGGGAGAAAATGCTTTGTAAAAAAATGAAGGCTAGATTACCAACAGGGTACAGGAGCTACCATGGGCCCCCAGGGACCGAGAAAGCCCCAAATTCACTGCTGTAATCTGAGTGATTTTTGTCCAGAAATCTACACCAAAGAACAAAATCAATTGGAATACTGAGCAGCCCTGTGTCAAATAAAGCCCTTTAGTTGATATTGCTCTCAGAAATGTCAGACTGCTCTGGTGTCAGTGTCCCTGTGAGGGTTTGCTGCttgtctctgctttctctcacaGTAAACAGAACCTCTTcagattttggactgttggtcaaacaaaacaagacgtTGCATGACTTCACCTTGGActcatttttcactatttctctgagattttatagactaaacaattGATGCAGACAATGATTAGGAGATGAATCACCCTGTTTACAGCCCTAGAAAAACAGAATCAACATGATGTGTTAGGAACCGATTACAGGTTTATGAAATCAGCTTAATATTCATGCATTAGTGAAGCTGCATAAACATCATGCAGGTCGGAACGTGGGAGTGGACTGACCATCAGCTGCTTGTTGAGTTTGACAGTTGAGATGGTAAATCCGTATTTAAAGCATATTCGAGTGGAATTTTTAAGCCCTGCATGAGCAATAAGCAGCTGTGAAGCTAGTTTCATCCTGATGGGACCAGTCAGAGACGAGTAGAAGCCATGTGCAAATCAGATTGATCATGTCAACAGCCTCCACAGCACACTCAGTCCTGTCGATGGTGGAAAtgagctgctctctgcctgTGTTACACTTCAGTCATTGGGTTTTTCACCCCCTGTACATTACCCCTGATGTGACAGTACTTTATTTATGTCATGGTGAATGTTGATATGAATGGGAAGTACATACCTTTTAAAATTACTCCTGTTaactcttttttccttcctcatcaCTGTGGTATGTTCGGTCCTTTGTCTGTATTGTTTCTGGTGAACTGTTATTCAGGAGTTTATGAGTAGATGGACAATTCTGAGACCACCTTGCAGATGCTACATACAACAGCCTCTGATTTCACCTGTTATGCACCCGCTTGCTCAGTTTTGAGGAGCCAGAATGCTGGAGATGCACGTGAGGATGCAAAGAACGTGACGTCTTTCTAAGAGCTCCACgtgtttttagaaaaaataGGGAAATGTGGGGTGTTTGAATTCAGTCATGAATGAGTGAGCTGACCTGTTGTTTCCTCATTTTGCATAAAATATCTCCCAACATGATGATGCTGGTTGACGATGGTTTATGAGCTCTCGTGGTTTCTTATTCAAAAGCCTTAAAATAATTTGCATTCGATTCATGTTTTCAAAAACAGAGTAAGAGTTAAAATATCAGTTTCTACGCATGGAGTCCTCACTTCAGAGAGCTGGGTATAATATTTACACACTGACTTCATCATTTAAAAAGTAAATTTGCTGATTCTATCACTGTGGCATTTttccaaatacacacagaggTCGCCTCATATATTTGGGCATGTAGTGTCACATGAACGCCTGAAATGCATCTGTCTTTGTGAAGCTTACATTATACGTTCCAATGCTTCTTTAGCTGGTTATTATCTCAAAGCTGATTCCCGTCATGTTGTGCTGGATCCATTCTTACATTATGCTGTCATATATCCTCATATTAATAAGTCCGTTTTCTAGTTCTTTCTTGCGGAGCTTTTGATAAAATCAGCAAATAGCATGTTTACTTTTTCATctacatccttttttttttttttacttacaaTAGCTTTACATGCCATTATATTATCACAAACTTAAAGtttatgtgtgatgtgtgcagaCAAAAGTCCTTCAGTGAATTGACAGGCAGCTTTTGTTTGTATAGATCAATTTGGAGGATTTTAAAGAAGTCTTAAGGATTTTCCATCAGTGAAACAAACAAGTTGACTTGATTGGAAGCAGAAGATAATTCGGTGTCtttgtccagcagggggcgacaaacacatttttggctgaGGCGTTCCAGCACTGCAGATCATACaggtctttcattttctctttccatgTAACAGCTCAGGTCTCCACTTGAAGCAGTGGAGTGAAGCATTATCAGGCGAAATAAAGTAAACTCATCAATAGAAGATGATCTCTACTGATCTTCCGAGGAGAAACTCACATGTTGAACCAGCACAAGAGATGAAGCAAGCAGAAGCCTGATCCAATAAAAggacataaaaataaagaaattacaTTCTAAAGCACATCAGAAATATTACAATACCTGAGACCATCTGTATACAGAACATGTGCAGAAATACTGAGTCCAGTAGAGCGGCTGTGACAGCGTCATGGAGGTGGACGGTGAAGTAGAGACACAGTGTCTTTAGTTGATGTTGGATAAGTCGTTCATATGTGTGATGGAACATATTGGTTTTGTggaataacaataataataaaataatccaaTTTTTACGTGAACGCTTGATACTTACCCTCACACAGATTTACAGGCCACGTGTTTACTGTCACAtcctctttcatttctgtcctctctgtgggATGAGCATCCCGATCTGCCGCATCACACCTGTCCTCATCTCTCCTGGATTCTTCAGTAATGTGTCTTAAAACAGAAACAGTCCTGAATGATGAATGGAGTCAGAACCGACAGGATGAAACGCGTTTCTccgctgctgctgttcacttATCGTCcagcaggtggagacagactgctgttaaaGACAGACGGCGTTGCAGGGAGGACGTTATGAGCTTAATCGTCATGATCATCTCCGCTATCATCAGCAGCAGTATTTTCTTCAGCATCCTGCATCTCCTGCATCCCCGCCGGCCGCCGCTCCGATGAGTTCAGTGGATTTTGAAATAGTCGATAGGAAGAAGCGGCTGCACTGAGTCATGGTGAGGATGTGGATCCGGTGGTCGTGCATATGAAGGATACTTTAGAGGAGCTGGAGATGGTGGGCTTCACACCGCCGAGCAGGATGTcaggctgcctgctgctgcttcgtTCTGCTCAGACTGGGACAGCTGACAGAGAACTGCCGCCGAGCCCTTTAGCATCATGCGGTGAGATCATTAACACCGATCacaaactttcatttcattcagtaaaataatttgtctttattttatttgaatgttcAATTAATGTCCAGCCTTAGCGAAAAAACAGCAGATTGAACTTCCATCCTGTTAAATAACGAGATCTTTTATTGCTTTATATAGTAAGCTTAGTAAGGTAGTAAACTTGACAGATATTGTGCCAAAGCTTGCACAATTTAATCACAAGATATTGCGATCATCCAAAGCAGCGTTTAGATCTCCTCACTTCAGCTTCTCTAACTCACCTCTGAATGCTTAAACTGAAgctttttcaaacaaacaaacaaacaaacaaacaaacaaaaatcgGATTCTTAATGCTGATTATTCTGCACGCAGTTGGTCCCTGAAAGTGACTCGGTGTTGAGCTGACTTTAATTCTGTACTCACTGTGAGAGATGTGTGAAGACTGAAAAAGAATTGAAGCATTTTCAGGCTTTTAACGGATGTTAgccacatgcaaacataaaATCATTCCATTTAAATTTCAATTCCTGATAAATGTTTCCTCTTGCTATGATTTTTATCAGACTTAAATTCATGAAGTCCATCATTAGAAAGCGTCTAACCAGAGGAAGTCACCTGGAGGAGCAGATGGCGGAGAGCCTCTGAGAACATAATGTGTCTTTGAATTGTGGCTCTCCTCCTAAAGGAAGTTttccctccctttttctccGCTGAAAGGTGCACTGCTGCTGACCTTTAAGGGGGCTTTAGTCgtcgggggtgggggtggagtccagggggtgggggtgcaggGGGAGGTTCCCAGGCTCTCCATGCATGAGTCccagcaggcagagcagaggaaatgtaaatgtgacCACCCACCTCTGAGGAGGAAATGCTGTGTTGTTCTATTACCTCGCCTgagtttcttctgtttttccagcACTGCTCTGTTTCTACGCTGTCTCCGTCTCACTGGAGAccaacagcagctccagctgaggGAGGGGAGCTGTTTAAAACACACTACTGCTACTGACTGTGGCTCTGagtcctccatggcctcccccTGAACCTGCTCTTTATTTGCTAGCGTACAGCTGAAGATGGACCAGAGCAGTGGGACATTAAGTGAAAGaatgaattaaaatgtaatcCACATCAGTTTCAAGCTGCTTTCGATGAAGTCTGGCTGAAAGATCCAGGGCAAACATTTAAGATGTACTAATCTAGAATGCTAAATGAATTTTTAGGTGGTTTACGcctctatttttatttcttacatttcttttttttttctttttttaatgaatcatGTTTTTCAGCATATTTAAGAGatcatatttaacaaaaaaaaaacaaaaacaaaacaaaacactgcacagccaCAGACTGGTGGATGAAGGTGAGATTAGTTGGGTGCAGTTTGATGGGACTGTTGTCACATGTTTCATGTTCTCTCGACACAAGCAGCTGATAATGAATACGAACCtaaataaaacagacacaatGAGGGTTTAAATCAGGAACTATCCGATCAAAGAATAGGACACACATCTGGACCTGACAGTTTTAATTCTCTGCAGCTTGAGACGTATTTTTGTTAGTACTGTATCAAAAAAAAGATTGAGGCTTGACACCCAGGCTCTAATACTTCCCATGTAAAAtgatgataaacacacacattttatttctagCCTGTTATCAGTGGCCCAAACCGCTAACAGCCTCACAAATTCACtcaattatttttcctctcatgcaCTACAGCATTTAAGCTTGCTCAGgcagaagagaggaggcagTAGATGGGTAGTTTTAGTAAAATACACATGTACAGGCTGGATCACGCACTGGatgtcggtgtgtgtgtctgctctaaaacaaacatgtcataTTTCTTTAATGGAACAAAGGACgccagctctgcagcttctctATGATGTAACCCTAAAATGTTGCAGCCTATCGTGTTTTGTACAttcttcaaaaaataaatatatatacctTTCAAAAATGGCAGTattatttaacatgtttttaccCTTAAAGGTTCAGTTTACACaaataacaaaatcacagcaatACTTTGGTTTGATCTGATCCGTCCAGCTCTGGGGATGCTGGGATTTCTGCCCCCCTCCCATGCAGTGCAGGTGAATAGAAATGTGTTGATGGCAGTGTTGTAGAATGACATGTTCAGAACGTGTTTACATCCACAGCACTGCAGATAATCCACAGAACGCGCTGTTTTCATTGGAACTAGTTTTAGAAACAGTCTCTGTGAAAACAAGGACACTGTTCCTGGAAAGACAAGTTGTTGTTGAATTTTTAAAACCACAGAGTAAATTCCATTCATCTCCATCATATTAGGTGGAGGCAGAGATCTGGAAATAGAAATATCTAAAACAGAAAACTCTCTCTGTGGTCACGATACAGATCGGACTGCTGTGTTTGAATTCATTTTGTTCTCTTCATCtgtatgttttacatttcactgtcacatatagctccctgctcctctctgttgtGTCTCACTGTTTCTTCCCTCTGTAAGCTCAGGTTTCTCCACAGGGATCAAAAGAATGTCACTTATCTTATCATAGGCTTTTATTGTGGGAGTATAACCAGAGGAACCCAACACATCCGTGGTGTCAACATCTTCCTCGGCTCACAGTGCTCACAGAGCACCCCAGCATCCCATCACCATCACAGCCAGGCTCGGAATAAAGCACAAATACCACTTCTTCCTTTAACATTGCCTTTATTGAAGTTATCACCCTGATGACAAATGAaggtgtgtgagcagcagtgaaAGCAGACAGTTACCGTTGGGTCATGGTGTTGTGGGGGGGGCAGGGTGGGGCAGGGTGGGGCAGGGTGAAGGGTGCAGGGAGGAGCTGGGCCCAGCTGACCGATGCCCTTTCATTATTGCACTGCTTGCTGCAGCTCCCACAGTAGTGCAACAGGGAAAGAGTGTCAAGCAGAGAGCGTCCCACAGCTGTCCTCCACCTGAAGAGCAGGAGTCACTCTTCAACCTGCCTGCCAGCAGACATCCTGTTCGTCTTCTGGTCTCAATCAGCTCTCCACCTTTTCTGCTCAGTTCAGTGTAGATTCAGTTCAGCGTTCACATGAGTCTGAGCATGCTGCAGTTACACAGATCAGTGGGCCACATGTGGACTAATTTTAGCTTTAAAAGACAGGAAAGCAACTAATAAATAGAGAAGAAGGTGACATGGCTGGGTGACAATGAGcatcagaggagaaaaaagctTTTAGACAGCAGTGAGGGTCAAAGTTCagaattaataaataaagaacAGAATGATTAACACCACTGTTTCCTATCGAGGCATTCTCCCAGATATTACCTTTATATACAACCAACTGACATACCTGACATGTTGCAcgaatgctgctgctgaacatgttcaacgtgtttactgacaaca from Chaetodon trifascialis isolate fChaTrf1 chromosome 6, fChaTrf1.hap1, whole genome shotgun sequence includes the following:
- the sdf2l1 gene encoding stromal cell-derived factor 2-like protein 1 yields the protein MEIIRAVHVLVKSLLFVLLWSNCEGRESELNYVTCGSLVKLLNTRHNVRLHSHDVKYGSGSGQQSVTGVENADDANSYWQIRGKPNRPCQRGVAIKCGQAIRITHMKTGRNLHTHHFSSPLSNNQEVSAFGENGEGDDLDVWAVQCDGDHWERDEAVRFKHVGTDVFLSVTGEQYGHPIRGQREVHGMSTPNQHNWWRSMEGVFIQPSQELLRHDEL